In Malania oleifera isolate guangnan ecotype guangnan chromosome 8, ASM2987363v1, whole genome shotgun sequence, a single window of DNA contains:
- the LOC131161801 gene encoding uncharacterized protein LOC131161801 isoform X1, which yields MVAKDEKDSSLANETLDNEQSTAPHVLQIVQAVLLAMEAPEGLKPPLLKNLYYVLVSLTLDIPACSNSRVASNNLDLEFRPNGSKRMFRYLCDLSDNIFRELPKRFRELFTALHDSSSVQASSDFDIWAMAEEFNLILRCCLVFLNLLEYDLNLLLEKCRVLLAILSRLCSSNFIHGGKRNAFSFKKFVSCEGAYGNNVNITSFSEDYIATLSFLEQSDPCLPSLRPMLEVFLDELLVHRPLRQYFLLADSVSSASEILFIWHSSHDDIGCVLEVISAHFLLSISDEHALEKFLGGLCCLHSKNSRVCELSLIAAISLLQNPVILSAPKIFQAYLVSLVSETLIVYDSIGGMATENMAPDIRFMGSYLTAFERSIILYNRHMSALQMGGHSTDKNSFVKSCKFVGFPESYFESYIQPVTRNRINNLITKLDDSWHSYLCHMFSRTKTDLLTASIAFIREHKYVLEKKCRDDILSLLHSILMRAYSENNDILLQKLGDRSPQDIFLLASILKLMGSSMLQAVWCLRHGADVACLRSLKELSSRMEYESLVDIIGCFQHINIQLPIQKFLFDAMEAQPTKHKESKLMLVHFSGLLSLSFVSGLDFLVKCCIFIMMPLMNLFIFEEGNLDALRSLLVSGSESLPSAFSPLNVQEAQEHQESSLLVASKFQKLQTQFSSMDSPAIEYTETEDTSVEKGKDVSALNNVKDRGVVIEEKAEETCSGEIFLKCVLGVPEKSPDFEDLADFIECKQGKDYSGWLKNRQRFRKWKSEKTAVLRWKRKKKIWKLFKKTKV from the exons atGGTTGCCAAAGACGAGAAAGATTCCAGCCTAGCAAACGAAACCCTAGATAATGAACAGTCTACTGCTCCTCATGTTCTTCAAATCGTCCAAGCAGTTCTCTTGGCCATGGAAGCTCCTGAG ggtcTAAAGCCGCCACTCTTGAAAAATTTGTACTATGTGCTTGTTAGTTTGACTTTAGACATACCAGCCTGTTCTAACTCCAGAGTGGCTTCAAATAACTTGGATTTGGAATTCCGACCAAATGGTTCCAAAAGGATGTTCAGATATTTATGTGATCTCTCTGATAATATTTTCAGAGAACTTCCTAAGAGGTTTAGAGAGTTATTCACTGCTTTACATGATTCTTCTAGTGTACAAGCAAGCTCGGATTTTGATATATGGGCCATGGCTGAAGAATTCAATCTTATTTTGAGATGTTGTTTGGTTTTCTTGAACTTGCTTGAGTATGACCTAAATCTTCTTTTGGAAAAATGCCGAGTCCTTCTTGCAATACTTAGCAGACTATGTTCTTCAAACTTCATTCATGGTGGTAAGAGAAATGCCTTCAGCTTTAAGAAGTTTGTTTCTTGTGAAGGTGCTTATGGCAATAATGTTAACATCACCTCCTTTTCCGAGGATTACATTGCCACTTTATCCTTCTTAGAACAGTCTGATCCGTGCCTTCCTTCTTTACGTCCAATGCTTGAG GTTTTTCTGGATGAGCTATTGGTGCATAGACCATTGAGGCAGTACTTCCTGTTGGCTGATTCTGTTTCTTCTGCAAGTGAAATTCTGTTTATCTGGCACTCTAGTCATGATGACATTGGGTGTGTGCTGGAGGTCATTTCTGCTCATTTTCTCCTATCAATTTCTGATGAGCATGCACTTGAAAAGTTTCTTGGTGGATTATGTTGTCTGCATAGTAAGAATTCCAGAGTTTGCGAGCTGAGCCTGATTGCAGCCATATCATTGCTTCAGAACCCTGTCATCCTTTCTGCACCCAAAATTTTCCAGGCATATTTAGTTTCACTAGTTTCTGAAACCTTAATAGTTTATGATTCCATCGGTGGAATGGCTACTGAGAACATGGCACCAGATATTAGATTTATGGGTAGCTACTTAACAGCATTTGAAAGATCAATCATCTTGTATAATAGGCACATGTCTGCTTTGCAAATGGGTGGCCATTCTACAGATAAAAACTCTTTCGTCAAATCATGTAAATTTGTGGGGTTTCCTGAGTCATATTTTGAATCTTATATTCAACCAGTTACAAGAAATAGAATTAACAATCTAATTACTAAGTTAGACGATTCATGGCATTCGTATTTATGCCATATGTTCTCTAGAACAAAAACTGATCTGCTAACTGCTTCGATTGCATTCATAAGGGAGCACAAATATGTTCTTGAAAAAAAATGCAGAGATGATATTTTATCTCTCTTACATAGCATATTAATGAGGGCATATTCTGAAAACAATGATATTTTGTTGCAAAAACTGGGGGATAGAAGTCCACAAGATATTTTTCTTCTTGCATCCATATTGAAACTCATGGGCAGTTCAATGTTGCAAGCTGTTTGGTGTTTGAGGCATGGTGCAGATGTGGCTTGTCTAAGGTCCTTGAAAGAACTCTCCTCGCGTATGGAATATGAATCTCTAGTGGATATTATTGGCTGTTTTCAGCATATCAATATCCAACTGCCAATTCAGAAGTTCCTATTTGATGCAATGGAAGCTCAACCAACAAAGCATAAGGAGTCCAAGTTGATGCTTGTGCATTTTTCTGGCTTGCTTTCATTAAGTTTTGTCAGTGGACTCGATTTCTTAGTGAAATGCTGCATCTTTATAATGATGCCActaatgaatttatttatttttgaagagGGTAACTTAGATGCATTGAGATCATTGCTTGTTTCTGGATCAGAATCTTTGCCATCTGCGTTTTCTCCTCTTAATGTTCAAGAG GCCCAGGAACACCAGGAATCTAGCCTACTTGTTGCATCGAAATTTCAAAAGTTACAGACGCAGTTCTCAAG CATGGATTCTCCTGCAATTGAATATACAGAAACTGAAGACACGTcagtagaaaaaggaaaagatGTTTCTGCCCTCAATAATGTAAAGGATCGTGGTGTTGTCATAGAAGAGAAAGCAGAGGAAACCTGCAGTGGGGAAATTTTTCTCAAGTGTGTTCTAGGAGTCCCTGAAAAATCACCTGATTTCGAAGATCTAGCTGATTTCATCGAGTGTAAGCAGGGAAAGGATTATTCTGGCTGGTTGAAGAATCGACAAAGATTTCGAAAGTGGAAAAGTGAGAAAACAGCTGTTTTAAGgtggaagagaaagaagaagattTGGAAACTTTTTAAGAAAACGAAAGTTTAG
- the LOC131161801 gene encoding uncharacterized protein LOC131161801 isoform X2, giving the protein MVAKDEKDSSLANETLDNEQSTAPHVLQIVQAVLLAMEAPEGLKPPLLKNLYYVLVSLTLDIPACSNSRVASNNLDLEFRPNGSKRMFRYLCDLSDNIFRELPKRFRELFTALHDSSSVQASSDFDIWAMAEEFNLILRCCLVFLNLLEYDLNLLLEKCRVLLAILSRLCSSNFIHGGKRNAFSFKKFVSCEGAYGNNVNITSFSEDYIATLSFLEQSDPCLPSLRPMLEVFLDELLVHRPLRQYFLLADSVSSASEILFIWHSSHDDIGCVLEVISAHFLLSISDEHALEKFLGGLCCLHSKNSRVCELSLIAAISLLQNPVILSAPKIFQAYLVSLVSETLIVYDSIGGMATENMAPDIRFMGSYLTAFERSIILYNRHMSALQMGGHSTDKNSFVKSCKFVGFPESYFESYIQPVTRNRINNLITKLDDSWHSYLCHMFSRTKTDLLTASIAFIREHKYVLEKKCRDDILSLLHSILMRAYSENNDILLQKLGDRSPQDIFLLASILKLMGSSMLQAVWCLRHGADVACLRSLKELSSRMEYESLVDIIGCFQHINIQLPIQKFLFDAMEAQPTKHKESKLMLVHFSGLLSLSFVSGLDFLVKCCIFIMMPLMNLFIFEEGNLDALRSLLVSGSESLPSAFSPLNVQEAQEHQESSLLVASKFQKLQTQFSRN; this is encoded by the exons atGGTTGCCAAAGACGAGAAAGATTCCAGCCTAGCAAACGAAACCCTAGATAATGAACAGTCTACTGCTCCTCATGTTCTTCAAATCGTCCAAGCAGTTCTCTTGGCCATGGAAGCTCCTGAG ggtcTAAAGCCGCCACTCTTGAAAAATTTGTACTATGTGCTTGTTAGTTTGACTTTAGACATACCAGCCTGTTCTAACTCCAGAGTGGCTTCAAATAACTTGGATTTGGAATTCCGACCAAATGGTTCCAAAAGGATGTTCAGATATTTATGTGATCTCTCTGATAATATTTTCAGAGAACTTCCTAAGAGGTTTAGAGAGTTATTCACTGCTTTACATGATTCTTCTAGTGTACAAGCAAGCTCGGATTTTGATATATGGGCCATGGCTGAAGAATTCAATCTTATTTTGAGATGTTGTTTGGTTTTCTTGAACTTGCTTGAGTATGACCTAAATCTTCTTTTGGAAAAATGCCGAGTCCTTCTTGCAATACTTAGCAGACTATGTTCTTCAAACTTCATTCATGGTGGTAAGAGAAATGCCTTCAGCTTTAAGAAGTTTGTTTCTTGTGAAGGTGCTTATGGCAATAATGTTAACATCACCTCCTTTTCCGAGGATTACATTGCCACTTTATCCTTCTTAGAACAGTCTGATCCGTGCCTTCCTTCTTTACGTCCAATGCTTGAG GTTTTTCTGGATGAGCTATTGGTGCATAGACCATTGAGGCAGTACTTCCTGTTGGCTGATTCTGTTTCTTCTGCAAGTGAAATTCTGTTTATCTGGCACTCTAGTCATGATGACATTGGGTGTGTGCTGGAGGTCATTTCTGCTCATTTTCTCCTATCAATTTCTGATGAGCATGCACTTGAAAAGTTTCTTGGTGGATTATGTTGTCTGCATAGTAAGAATTCCAGAGTTTGCGAGCTGAGCCTGATTGCAGCCATATCATTGCTTCAGAACCCTGTCATCCTTTCTGCACCCAAAATTTTCCAGGCATATTTAGTTTCACTAGTTTCTGAAACCTTAATAGTTTATGATTCCATCGGTGGAATGGCTACTGAGAACATGGCACCAGATATTAGATTTATGGGTAGCTACTTAACAGCATTTGAAAGATCAATCATCTTGTATAATAGGCACATGTCTGCTTTGCAAATGGGTGGCCATTCTACAGATAAAAACTCTTTCGTCAAATCATGTAAATTTGTGGGGTTTCCTGAGTCATATTTTGAATCTTATATTCAACCAGTTACAAGAAATAGAATTAACAATCTAATTACTAAGTTAGACGATTCATGGCATTCGTATTTATGCCATATGTTCTCTAGAACAAAAACTGATCTGCTAACTGCTTCGATTGCATTCATAAGGGAGCACAAATATGTTCTTGAAAAAAAATGCAGAGATGATATTTTATCTCTCTTACATAGCATATTAATGAGGGCATATTCTGAAAACAATGATATTTTGTTGCAAAAACTGGGGGATAGAAGTCCACAAGATATTTTTCTTCTTGCATCCATATTGAAACTCATGGGCAGTTCAATGTTGCAAGCTGTTTGGTGTTTGAGGCATGGTGCAGATGTGGCTTGTCTAAGGTCCTTGAAAGAACTCTCCTCGCGTATGGAATATGAATCTCTAGTGGATATTATTGGCTGTTTTCAGCATATCAATATCCAACTGCCAATTCAGAAGTTCCTATTTGATGCAATGGAAGCTCAACCAACAAAGCATAAGGAGTCCAAGTTGATGCTTGTGCATTTTTCTGGCTTGCTTTCATTAAGTTTTGTCAGTGGACTCGATTTCTTAGTGAAATGCTGCATCTTTATAATGATGCCActaatgaatttatttatttttgaagagGGTAACTTAGATGCATTGAGATCATTGCTTGTTTCTGGATCAGAATCTTTGCCATCTGCGTTTTCTCCTCTTAATGTTCAAGAG GCCCAGGAACACCAGGAATCTAGCCTACTTGTTGCATCGAAATTTCAAAAGTTACAGACGCAGTTCTCAAG AAACTGA